The following proteins come from a genomic window of Pseudomonas cichorii:
- a CDS encoding cytochrome b/b6 domain-containing protein, producing MNRVSLRLWDPLVRLFHLSVAGVFIANYFFNEAGGDWHVWLGYYAVAWLSVRVVWGFIGPRSARWSDFWPSPSRLRAHVQSLIDRRPVHRLGHSPLGALVMVLMMALIFSIGLTGWMMEEVDALWGADWPLQIHETLADALCALVVLHMAAAIFESFQVRDNLPLSMLTGKRRSLPEQTDN from the coding sequence ATGAACCGGGTTTCCCTGCGCCTGTGGGACCCCTTGGTCAGACTGTTTCATCTCTCTGTCGCGGGCGTCTTCATTGCCAACTACTTCTTTAATGAAGCAGGCGGCGACTGGCATGTCTGGTTGGGCTATTACGCCGTTGCCTGGCTGAGCGTGCGAGTGGTGTGGGGATTCATCGGGCCGCGCAGTGCCCGCTGGAGTGACTTCTGGCCGAGCCCGAGCCGTTTGCGTGCTCATGTGCAGTCGCTGATCGACCGGCGACCTGTTCACCGGCTCGGTCATTCGCCTCTGGGCGCGCTGGTCATGGTCCTGATGATGGCGCTGATTTTCTCCATCGGCCTGACCGGCTGGATGATGGAAGAAGTGGATGCCCTGTGGGGCGCCGACTGGCCGCTGCAGATTCACGAAACTCTGGCTGACGCCCTTTGCGCACTGGTGGTGCTGCACATGGCCGCCGCGATATTCGAGAGCTTTCAGGTGCGTGACAACCTGCCGCTGTCGATGTTGACCGGCAAGCGGCGCTCATTGCCCGAGCAAACCGACAACTGA
- a CDS encoding sialidase family protein: protein MPVISRNLAAWSAGLAVVLIFLSAWLSHPLHKLSPFAVSETPISAEGAVATAATYSSRFASSDLDDFVHSSAVTALPGGDLMSVWFAGSREGAGDVEIRASRFDASAGEWGNEQVLATRESTQAGTGKYIRKLGNPVVALAPDQRLWLFYVSVSVGGWAGSSVNAMVSQDMGATWSQPRQLITSPFLNISTLVRAAPVFHADGSIGLPVYHEFLGKFAEYLYLSPSGDVIDKFRISRGTNSLQPTVVPLDGQRAVALLRYAGNTYHRVLASRTEDGGQTWSEPHPLEPSNPNSSLAAVGVPGRGLLVALNDLRDGRFKLSLYGTDEQMNQWRPVIDLDKSPDPLGNPFSLEAYREILGEGFRASSGARRQSLEAEFLSNLDQRVCSPQGCDFEYEYPYFIRSPDGMYHLVYSWNNTFIKHVSFNEAWLAEHLL from the coding sequence ATGCCCGTTATTTCCCGAAACCTGGCTGCATGGAGCGCAGGCCTTGCTGTTGTCTTGATTTTTCTCAGCGCCTGGCTCAGCCATCCGCTGCACAAGCTTTCTCCTTTCGCGGTCAGCGAGACGCCGATCAGTGCCGAGGGCGCTGTTGCGACGGCGGCGACTTATAGTTCGCGTTTTGCATCCTCCGACCTCGATGATTTCGTGCATTCGTCCGCTGTTACCGCCTTGCCCGGTGGCGACCTGATGTCGGTGTGGTTTGCCGGCTCCCGCGAAGGCGCTGGGGATGTGGAGATTCGCGCCTCCAGATTCGATGCCAGCGCCGGTGAGTGGGGCAATGAACAGGTGCTGGCGACCCGTGAGTCCACCCAGGCCGGCACGGGCAAATACATTCGCAAGCTGGGTAATCCGGTGGTCGCACTGGCTCCTGACCAACGCCTCTGGCTGTTTTATGTGTCGGTGTCGGTGGGCGGCTGGGCCGGGAGTTCGGTGAATGCCATGGTGTCTCAGGACATGGGCGCCACCTGGTCGCAGCCGCGTCAGTTGATCACTTCGCCTTTCTTGAACATCAGCACTCTGGTTCGTGCAGCACCGGTGTTTCATGCTGATGGCTCCATCGGCCTGCCGGTCTATCACGAGTTTCTGGGCAAGTTTGCCGAGTACCTTTACCTGAGCCCCAGCGGTGACGTGATCGACAAGTTCCGCATCAGTCGCGGCACCAACTCCCTGCAACCCACGGTCGTACCGCTGGACGGGCAGCGGGCCGTGGCCTTGCTGCGCTATGCGGGAAATACCTATCACCGCGTACTGGCCAGCCGCACCGAAGATGGCGGCCAGACCTGGAGCGAGCCGCACCCGCTGGAGCCGAGCAACCCCAACTCGTCGCTGGCGGCGGTCGGTGTGCCGGGGCGCGGTCTGCTGGTGGCCCTGAATGACTTGCGTGACGGTCGCTTCAAACTGAGCCTGTACGGCACTGATGAGCAGATGAACCAGTGGCGCCCGGTGATCGACCTGGATAAATCCCCCGATCCGCTGGGCAATCCGTTCTCGCTGGAGGCCTATCGGGAAATCCTCGGTGAAGGTTTCCGGGCCTCCAGTGGTGCGCGGCGCCAGTCTCTGGAAGCGGAGTTCCTGAGCAACCTGGACCAGCGAGTCTGCTCGCCGCAAGGGTGCGATTTTGAATACGAATACCCGTATTTCATCCGCAGCCCGGACGGCATGTACCACTTGGTCTATTCCTGGAACAACACCTTTATCAAGCATGTCAGCTTCAACGAAGCCTGGCTGGCGGAGCACTTGTTATGA
- a CDS encoding LTA synthase family protein, producing the protein MSWLQSRRLQYWAGTIVLFFLLSALLRGVFFWSFSGVEHEKLFSDPTVLQTLGIGFRFDLRLALLVSLPVAFLLYVPRWNMVSVRALRWIGRSYLLLALLALTMIHVIDFGHYAYLGVRLNASVLRYLDDAQISRDMLWQTYPVVWISLGWLLTLLVLGRVLIWLERMTLDRAPHPVKRWSAAWGAAVIVCATFLGLLGRVENLNLENPVPLRWSDAFFSGNNQVAALGLNPALFLYDTLKVSQSRYDEGQVRQHYDVVAHYLSVQQPDAQALNFKRQQPVQPYRIDGERAPNVIFVMLESLGTSAVGAYGNPLNPTPNLDRLATESWFFRHFYVPVTGTAKTVWASITGVPDVTRQETATRHPLLTRQNTIINDFKDYQKLYMIGGNSGWANMNALIRRSIDDVRLYDERDWKSPQVDVWGISDLDLFKESDKILRELPKDRPFFAYVQTAGNHRPFTIPKENDGFEVSNLTLEQVQAAGSRSVEQYNAVRLLDFNIGRLMELAKAGGYYENTIFVMFGDHNTRISQIPHMAPAFEQLGLESNNVPLLIHAPALLGSRVIEEAVGLADLLPTVAGMAGVEFSNGAMGRDIQQPAPEGERVVPLVLREGTFPLIGAVTRHYLLQMEHDGSSPTLHDLASRTPLDNVAEQNPEEFERLRDLTRGLHESSRLMLYRNVR; encoded by the coding sequence ATGAGTTGGCTGCAATCACGACGCCTGCAGTATTGGGCAGGCACAATCGTGCTGTTTTTCCTGTTGTCGGCACTGTTGAGGGGCGTGTTCTTCTGGAGCTTTTCCGGGGTCGAGCACGAGAAGCTGTTTAGCGACCCGACCGTGCTGCAAACCCTGGGCATCGGTTTTCGCTTCGACTTGCGTCTGGCGCTGCTGGTGTCCCTGCCGGTGGCTTTCCTGCTGTACGTGCCTCGCTGGAACATGGTCAGCGTCCGTGCCCTGCGCTGGATAGGTCGTTCATACCTGCTGCTGGCATTGCTGGCGCTGACGATGATTCATGTCATCGACTTCGGCCATTACGCCTACCTCGGCGTAAGGCTCAACGCCAGTGTCCTGCGCTATCTGGACGATGCCCAGATTTCTCGCGACATGCTGTGGCAAACCTATCCGGTGGTGTGGATCAGCCTCGGCTGGTTGCTGACCCTGCTGGTGCTGGGCCGCGTCCTGATCTGGCTGGAGCGCATGACGCTTGATCGAGCACCACACCCGGTCAAACGCTGGTCGGCGGCCTGGGGCGCGGCAGTGATTGTCTGCGCGACTTTCCTGGGGCTGCTTGGCCGTGTGGAAAACCTCAACCTGGAAAACCCGGTGCCGTTGCGCTGGAGCGATGCGTTTTTCTCCGGCAATAACCAAGTGGCAGCTCTGGGGCTCAACCCTGCGCTGTTTCTGTATGACACCCTCAAGGTTTCCCAATCCCGCTACGACGAAGGTCAGGTGCGTCAGCACTATGACGTGGTCGCCCATTACCTGAGTGTCCAGCAGCCCGATGCCCAGGCCCTGAACTTCAAACGCCAGCAGCCCGTGCAGCCTTACCGGATCGACGGCGAGCGTGCGCCGAACGTGATTTTCGTGATGCTCGAATCCCTGGGCACCAGCGCAGTAGGGGCTTATGGCAACCCGCTCAATCCCACGCCGAACCTGGATCGTCTGGCGACCGAAAGCTGGTTCTTCAGGCATTTCTATGTTCCGGTGACCGGCACGGCCAAAACAGTCTGGGCCAGCATCACTGGCGTACCGGATGTTACCCGTCAGGAAACCGCGACGCGCCATCCGCTGCTGACCCGCCAGAACACGATCATCAATGACTTCAAGGATTACCAGAAGCTCTACATGATTGGCGGCAACTCGGGCTGGGCCAACATGAATGCCCTGATTCGTCGCAGCATCGATGACGTGCGCCTGTATGACGAGCGTGACTGGAAGTCGCCGCAGGTGGATGTGTGGGGGATTTCCGATCTGGACCTGTTCAAGGAAAGCGACAAGATCCTGCGCGAACTGCCCAAGGACCGGCCGTTCTTTGCGTATGTGCAGACCGCAGGCAATCATCGGCCCTTCACCATTCCCAAGGAGAACGATGGCTTCGAGGTCAGCAACCTGACGCTGGAACAGGTGCAGGCGGCGGGTTCGCGCAGTGTCGAGCAGTACAACGCCGTGCGTCTGCTGGACTTTAATATCGGGCGTCTGATGGAGCTGGCCAAGGCGGGTGGCTACTACGAGAACACCATCTTCGTGATGTTTGGCGACCACAACACCCGCATCAGCCAGATTCCTCATATGGCGCCGGCCTTCGAGCAACTGGGGCTGGAGAGCAATAACGTTCCGCTGCTGATTCACGCGCCTGCACTGCTGGGCTCGCGGGTCATCGAAGAAGCGGTCGGGCTGGCGGACCTGCTGCCCACGGTCGCCGGCATGGCGGGCGTCGAATTCAGCAATGGCGCCATGGGGCGCGATATCCAGCAACCGGCACCGGAAGGCGAGCGAGTGGTGCCGCTGGTCTTGCGTGAAGGCACCTTCCCGCTGATCGGTGCTGTCACCCGGCATTACCTGCTGCAAATGGAGCACGATGGCAGTTCGCCCACGCTGCATGACCTGGCCTCGCGGACCCCGCTGGACAACGTTGCCGAGCAGAACCCTGAGGAGTTTGAGCGGTTACGCGACCTGACGCGCGGTCTGCATGAGAGTTCGCGCTTGATGCTGTATCGCAACGTGCGCTGA
- a CDS encoding biliverdin-producing heme oxygenase: MLATCTQASPARLLDALRAETNQLHVGLEKRLPFFSSVLNSVYYLRLLQAYYGFYRPLEAALQASGLIPAELTPAERVKTPVLFQDLQTLGMTEQAINLLAQCRQLPVIDSPGACLGVLYVLEGATLGGQILRREIHKRLGLDEHSGSAFLNVYGSATGMRWKAFLAYMDSVPADAATTEATVLAAQSTFACFEHWLDGQEVLL; encoded by the coding sequence ATGTTGGCAACGTGTACCCAGGCTTCCCCGGCCAGACTGCTTGATGCTCTGCGTGCTGAAACGAATCAACTGCATGTCGGTCTGGAAAAGCGCCTGCCGTTTTTCTCTTCTGTTTTAAACAGCGTTTACTACCTTCGTCTGCTCCAGGCTTACTACGGTTTCTACCGCCCACTGGAAGCTGCTTTGCAGGCCAGTGGCTTGATACCGGCAGAACTGACGCCAGCCGAGCGAGTCAAAACCCCTGTGCTGTTTCAGGATCTGCAAACCCTTGGCATGACAGAGCAGGCCATAAACTTACTGGCCCAATGCAGGCAATTGCCGGTGATCGATTCGCCCGGAGCCTGCCTTGGCGTGTTGTATGTTCTGGAGGGCGCTACTCTCGGCGGACAGATCCTGCGCCGTGAAATCCACAAGCGACTTGGGCTGGACGAGCACAGTGGCTCGGCTTTTCTGAATGTTTATGGCAGTGCCACCGGCATGCGCTGGAAAGCGTTCCTGGCCTATATGGACAGCGTGCCGGCCGACGCTGCAACCACAGAGGCTACCGTGCTGGCGGCCCAATCCACATTTGCATGTTTCGAGCACTGGCTCGATGGTCAAGAGGTACTGTTATGA
- a CDS encoding ATP-binding protein, whose product MSQLDKDTFEALLANCANEPIQYPGAIQPHGVLFTVTEPDFVILQVSANVQELLDKNPDHILGQPLESVVGEGWAAVLKSASLQESFNDIPQLLITLNGREFEAMLHRHQGVLVLELEVQDKDSQVANSERISNLGRMLRQLQAAKTLQALYEISVREIQKLTGYDRVLIYRFEEEGHGQVIAEASSPDMELFNGLFFPASDIPDQARELYRRNWLRIIPDADYTPVPLIPQLRPDTRQPLDLSFSTLRSVSPIHCEYMKNMGVLSSMSVSLLKDDKLWGLISCGHRTPLYVSHELRGACQAIGQVLSLQIRAMEALEVSRQREAKLQMLKSLNDSMVSASENVFDGLGQQPQVLMDLVGASGVAIIEDKQLHVFGTCPEPAEIKALHKWLMARGQQVFSSHHLSSVYPAAEAYQQHASGVLAMSLPKPVDNGVLWFRPEVKESIQWSGNPNKPLDMEGSGAGLRLRPRTSFEIWKVEMAGISTKWSHGDVFAANDLRRSALEDDLARQVRREQLAVRARDELVAVVSHDLRNPMTVISMLCGMMQKAFSSDGPHTSRRISSAIDTMQQAASRMNVLLEDLLDTSKIEAGRYIISPQPLEVSHIFEEAYSLLAPLAMDKSIDISFHSEPDLRVSADPERLFQVLSNLIGNAIKFTPKQGRIDVAAVPDGNEIVFTVRDSGEGIQPEQLPHIFERYWTIKEGNPTGTGLGLYISQGIIKAHGGVLTADSTVGEGSEFRFTVPVAV is encoded by the coding sequence ATGAGCCAACTCGATAAAGATACTTTTGAAGCCCTGTTGGCCAATTGTGCAAACGAGCCTATCCAGTATCCGGGTGCCATTCAGCCTCACGGCGTGTTGTTCACCGTCACCGAGCCGGACTTTGTCATATTGCAGGTCAGCGCCAATGTGCAGGAACTGCTCGACAAGAACCCCGATCACATCCTTGGGCAGCCGCTTGAGTCGGTTGTGGGGGAGGGGTGGGCTGCCGTGCTCAAGAGCGCCAGCCTTCAGGAGTCATTCAACGACATTCCGCAACTTCTGATCACCCTCAATGGCCGTGAATTTGAGGCGATGCTGCATCGGCACCAGGGCGTGCTGGTGCTGGAGCTTGAAGTTCAGGACAAGGATTCGCAGGTCGCCAACAGTGAGCGGATTTCCAATCTGGGGCGCATGCTGCGCCAATTGCAGGCGGCCAAGACACTGCAGGCGCTGTATGAAATCAGTGTTCGCGAAATCCAGAAACTGACCGGCTATGACCGTGTATTGATATACCGTTTTGAAGAAGAGGGCCACGGCCAAGTCATCGCCGAAGCCTCTTCGCCGGACATGGAGCTGTTTAACGGCTTGTTCTTCCCTGCCTCGGACATTCCGGACCAGGCTCGCGAACTCTATCGTCGCAACTGGTTGCGCATCATTCCCGATGCCGATTACACGCCGGTTCCGCTGATTCCACAGTTGCGTCCAGATACCCGGCAGCCGCTGGACCTGAGTTTCTCGACACTGCGCAGTGTTTCTCCGATCCACTGCGAATACATGAAGAACATGGGCGTGCTGTCTTCCATGAGCGTTTCCCTGCTCAAGGACGACAAACTCTGGGGCCTGATCAGTTGCGGCCACCGCACGCCACTGTACGTGTCTCACGAACTGCGCGGCGCCTGCCAGGCCATCGGTCAGGTCCTGTCGTTGCAGATCCGCGCAATGGAGGCGCTGGAAGTCAGCCGTCAGCGCGAGGCGAAGCTGCAAATGCTCAAGAGCCTGAACGACTCCATGGTGTCGGCTTCGGAAAACGTCTTCGACGGTCTGGGACAACAACCGCAAGTATTAATGGATCTGGTGGGCGCTTCGGGTGTGGCGATCATTGAAGACAAGCAATTGCATGTCTTTGGCACCTGCCCTGAGCCTGCTGAAATCAAGGCGCTGCATAAATGGCTGATGGCAAGAGGGCAGCAGGTCTTTTCCAGTCATCATCTGTCGAGTGTCTATCCTGCGGCCGAGGCTTATCAGCAGCATGCCAGCGGTGTTCTGGCCATGAGCCTGCCCAAACCGGTCGACAACGGCGTGTTGTGGTTCCGTCCCGAGGTCAAGGAAAGCATTCAGTGGAGCGGCAACCCGAACAAGCCGCTGGATATGGAAGGCTCAGGCGCGGGCCTGCGCCTGAGGCCGCGCACGTCGTTCGAGATCTGGAAAGTCGAGATGGCGGGCATTTCTACCAAGTGGAGCCATGGCGATGTCTTCGCCGCCAACGACCTGCGCCGCTCGGCGCTGGAAGACGACCTTGCCCGTCAGGTCCGCCGTGAGCAGTTGGCAGTGCGTGCCAGGGATGAACTGGTCGCGGTTGTGTCCCATGACCTGCGCAACCCCATGACGGTCATCTCCATGCTTTGCGGCATGATGCAAAAAGCCTTCAGCTCCGATGGCCCACACACCTCGCGGCGCATTTCTTCCGCCATCGACACCATGCAACAGGCTGCCAGCCGCATGAATGTTCTGCTGGAAGACTTGCTAGACACCTCGAAAATCGAAGCAGGCCGCTACATCATTTCGCCTCAGCCGCTGGAAGTGAGTCATATTTTCGAGGAAGCCTATTCATTGCTGGCGCCGCTGGCCATGGATAAATCCATCGATATCTCCTTCCATAGCGAACCGGACCTGAGAGTCAGCGCCGATCCGGAGCGCCTGTTCCAGGTGCTGTCGAACCTGATTGGCAACGCCATCAAGTTCACGCCCAAGCAAGGCAGGATCGACGTGGCCGCAGTGCCTGACGGCAACGAGATCGTCTTCACCGTGCGCGACTCCGGCGAAGGTATCCAGCCCGAGCAACTGCCGCACATCTTCGAGCGCTACTGGACCATCAAGGAAGGCAACCCGACCGGTACCGGCCTTGGGCTCTACATCTCCCAAGGCATCATCAAGGCTCACGGCGGCGTGCTGACTGCAGACAGCACGGTGGGCGAGGGGAGCGAGTTCAGGTTTACGGTGCCGGTGGCGGTGTAG
- a CDS encoding LysR family transcriptional regulator, which yields MDRLLLMTCFVRTVETGSFSAAGRDLGLGQPNVSRYVAALEDHLQTRLLHRSTRKLVLTPEGERYYADARRILDSVEQSESSLKGNVTPSGLLRVACPTALAHTFIVPHVATFLERYPELSLDLQISDRYVNLVDEGAELAIRIGHLEDSAMRARPLAWFERVCVASREYLAKRGSPTSPTELKAHDCLIYTLLSTGTNWRFKGIDVPVSGRLRVNSPEAIREYVNAGLGIAQGPEWLYEEGLRSGNLQLLLTDYVAPSVPIQVVYLANRLLPKRAIVFMDFIADVFAKSPEFHERQKPSHKP from the coding sequence ATGGATCGACTGCTGCTAATGACCTGTTTTGTACGAACTGTCGAGACAGGCAGCTTTTCAGCTGCAGGTCGCGATTTAGGGCTGGGACAGCCTAACGTCAGTCGTTATGTGGCGGCGCTTGAAGACCATTTGCAAACCAGGCTTCTTCATCGTTCCACACGGAAGCTGGTACTGACGCCTGAGGGAGAACGCTATTACGCAGACGCTCGGCGCATTCTCGACTCAGTGGAGCAGTCCGAATCTTCACTGAAAGGGAACGTCACTCCGTCCGGATTATTGCGCGTTGCCTGCCCGACCGCATTGGCTCACACCTTCATCGTGCCGCATGTCGCTACCTTCCTGGAACGCTATCCGGAATTGTCACTCGATCTGCAGATCAGCGATCGCTACGTTAATCTGGTCGACGAAGGGGCTGAACTCGCGATCCGCATTGGACACCTGGAAGACAGTGCCATGCGAGCCCGCCCACTGGCCTGGTTCGAGCGCGTGTGCGTTGCCAGCCGTGAATACCTGGCCAAACGCGGGTCCCCAACCTCACCAACTGAACTGAAAGCACACGACTGCTTGATCTATACACTGCTTTCAACGGGTACTAACTGGCGCTTCAAGGGCATCGATGTGCCGGTTTCCGGCCGACTACGTGTCAACTCGCCCGAGGCGATACGCGAGTACGTCAATGCCGGATTGGGAATCGCGCAGGGACCTGAATGGCTTTATGAGGAAGGGCTGAGAAGTGGCAACCTTCAGCTGCTGCTGACTGATTACGTGGCGCCCTCAGTCCCGATTCAAGTCGTCTATCTGGCAAATCGGCTGCTACCCAAACGGGCCATCGTCTTCATGGATTTTATTGCGGATGTGTTTGCGAAGAGTCCCGAATTCCACGAACGCCAAAAGCCGTCTCATAAGCCATGA
- a CDS encoding SDR family oxidoreductase, whose product MSRLQGKRTLITGGTSGIGLETARQFLAEGARVIVTGVNPESIANAQAVLGSEVLVLRADSASIAAQKELAQAVEAHYGQLDVAFLNAGVSVWIPIEDWTEEMFDRSFDINVKGPYFLLQALLPVFANPASVVLNTSVSAHLGEARSSVYAATKAAFLNMSKTLSSELLPRGIRVNAVSPGPVDTPLYDKLGIPDAYREQVNKDIAAAIPFGRFGTPEEVAKAVLYLASDESRWTVGTEIIVDGGRSL is encoded by the coding sequence ATGTCCCGTTTACAAGGCAAGCGCACCCTTATCACTGGCGGTACCAGCGGTATCGGCCTGGAAACTGCCAGGCAATTCCTCGCTGAAGGCGCGCGCGTGATCGTTACAGGTGTCAATCCGGAGTCCATTGCGAACGCCCAGGCAGTCCTGGGAAGTGAAGTCCTGGTGCTGCGTGCCGACTCGGCCAGCATCGCAGCGCAGAAGGAACTGGCGCAGGCTGTTGAGGCTCATTACGGGCAACTGGATGTTGCCTTCCTCAATGCTGGCGTATCAGTGTGGATACCAATCGAAGACTGGACGGAAGAAATGTTTGATCGCTCCTTCGACATCAACGTCAAAGGCCCGTACTTCCTCTTGCAAGCACTACTGCCGGTCTTCGCTAACCCTGCATCAGTTGTTCTCAACACTTCTGTCAGTGCGCACCTTGGCGAGGCACGTTCATCCGTTTATGCGGCGACCAAGGCCGCGTTCCTGAACATGTCGAAAACGCTCTCGAGTGAACTCCTACCGCGTGGTATTCGCGTAAACGCGGTCAGCCCTGGCCCGGTCGATACGCCGCTGTATGACAAGCTCGGCATTCCCGATGCCTATCGGGAGCAGGTCAACAAGGATATCGCTGCGGCCATTCCATTCGGCCGCTTCGGTACGCCCGAAGAAGTAGCCAAGGCTGTGTTGTACCTGGCCTCGGACGAGTCTCGATGGACGGTTGGTACGGAAATCATCGTCGACGGCGGCCGCTCGCTTTAA
- a CDS encoding glutathione S-transferase family protein, whose product MSQFTLVSHGLCPFVQRVAILLHEKGVPFQRVDVDLKDRPDWFVAMSPTGKVPLLTVPDDNEGVTVLFESVAICEYLEEVYPEPALHPETALARARHRAWIEFATAMLADAWGYLNAADQQTALGKSAALRAKLERLDGEKAEGPYFSGGTFCMVDIAIAPVFRYFDILGFKPEHRLFIGLNRVAEWRCALASRASIQAAVAEDYAARFRKHLQEAKAVLVSAQ is encoded by the coding sequence ATGTCACAGTTCACACTCGTCAGCCACGGGCTGTGCCCGTTCGTTCAGCGTGTGGCTATTCTGTTACACGAAAAAGGTGTTCCATTTCAGCGTGTCGATGTTGATCTCAAGGACAGACCGGACTGGTTTGTGGCCATGTCGCCGACCGGCAAGGTCCCGCTACTCACGGTGCCGGATGACAATGAGGGCGTGACTGTTCTATTCGAGAGCGTCGCGATTTGCGAATACCTCGAGGAGGTTTACCCGGAGCCCGCCTTGCACCCGGAAACGGCGCTCGCACGTGCTCGACATCGTGCCTGGATCGAGTTCGCTACTGCCATGCTTGCTGATGCATGGGGATATCTGAATGCTGCGGATCAGCAGACAGCGCTCGGTAAATCAGCAGCGTTGAGAGCCAAGCTGGAACGACTTGACGGTGAAAAAGCGGAGGGGCCGTATTTCTCTGGTGGGACGTTCTGCATGGTTGATATCGCTATTGCTCCGGTTTTCCGTTACTTCGACATTCTCGGATTCAAACCCGAACATCGGTTGTTCATCGGACTGAACAGAGTTGCCGAGTGGCGCTGTGCGCTTGCCAGCCGCGCTAGCATTCAAGCGGCAGTTGCCGAGGATTATGCAGCCCGGTTCCGCAAGCATCTGCAGGAAGCAAAAGCTGTCTTGGTTAGCGCTCAATAA
- a CDS encoding NIPSNAP family protein, with protein sequence MITCHVKYLIDPYQIPAFESYSRLWIRIVTRMGGLHHGYFLPAEGANNIAYCLFSFQNLSDYERYRKEAETDAECVKAVALAVEKKFIVSYERSFMRPVLE encoded by the coding sequence ATGATTACCTGCCATGTGAAGTATCTGATTGACCCTTACCAGATTCCTGCTTTTGAAAGCTATTCACGATTGTGGATCCGGATCGTGACTCGAATGGGGGGCTTGCACCATGGCTATTTCCTTCCAGCTGAAGGTGCAAACAATATCGCGTATTGTCTGTTCAGCTTTCAAAACCTATCGGACTACGAACGCTATCGCAAAGAAGCAGAAACCGATGCCGAATGCGTCAAGGCGGTGGCGTTGGCGGTAGAGAAAAAATTCATTGTCAGCTATGAACGTAGCTTCATGCGTCCTGTACTCGAGTGA
- a CDS encoding XylR family transcriptional regulator, with protein sequence MKTVPPVHRVALLFNGSKIYDRGIISGIGNYLSSTRASWDLFLEEDFLCRLKGIERWQGDGIIADFDDPLIGEALAGIKLPVVAVGGSYQDERAYPQDIPYVATDNKAMMTLAYEHLIEAGLTRFACFSLPEAQANRWAQEREKAFRWLMQRDGLHAEVYRGMGTSAPLWDSAVEQQIAWLQSLPKPIGIIAVSDARARQLLQACLTAGIAVPEQVALIGIDNDPLTRSLTRVPLSSVVQGTETMGRTAARLLHQMLHGMPAKGTQILIPPESINVQVSSLHQPLGDPYVMQALLFIRQYACQGIKTAQVAAYVGVSRSSLESHFRKVRGCSVHDEILRFKLAAAAKGLKNTDSTIADTARNCGFKSAQYLHTVFKREFGCTPREYQLDRAV encoded by the coding sequence ATGAAAACCGTACCGCCCGTTCACCGCGTTGCACTGTTGTTCAACGGCAGCAAGATCTACGACCGCGGCATCATCAGCGGCATCGGCAATTACCTGAGCAGCACCCGCGCCTCCTGGGACCTGTTTCTTGAGGAAGACTTCCTGTGCCGGTTGAAAGGCATCGAGCGCTGGCAGGGTGACGGGATCATTGCCGACTTCGACGACCCGCTGATTGGCGAAGCCCTGGCCGGGATCAAGTTGCCAGTGGTGGCTGTGGGCGGTTCGTATCAGGATGAACGCGCCTATCCCCAAGACATCCCCTACGTCGCCACCGACAACAAGGCCATGATGACCCTGGCCTACGAGCACCTGATCGAAGCCGGACTGACGCGCTTTGCCTGCTTCAGCCTGCCCGAAGCCCAGGCCAATCGCTGGGCGCAGGAGCGGGAAAAAGCCTTTCGCTGGCTGATGCAACGCGATGGCCTGCACGCCGAGGTCTACCGTGGCATGGGCACCAGCGCGCCATTGTGGGACAGCGCCGTCGAACAACAGATCGCCTGGCTGCAAAGCCTGCCCAAACCCATCGGCATCATCGCCGTCAGCGACGCCCGCGCCCGCCAGTTGCTGCAAGCCTGCCTGACCGCCGGGATCGCCGTACCTGAACAAGTGGCCCTAATCGGCATCGACAACGACCCGCTGACCCGCAGCCTGACCCGAGTACCACTGAGCTCGGTCGTCCAGGGCACCGAAACCATGGGGCGCACCGCCGCGCGCCTGCTCCACCAGATGCTGCACGGCATGCCGGCCAAAGGCACACAGATCCTGATCCCGCCAGAGTCGATCAACGTGCAGGTATCCAGCCTGCATCAACCGTTGGGCGACCCTTACGTCATGCAGGCCCTGCTGTTCATCCGCCAATATGCCTGCCAGGGCATCAAGACCGCACAAGTGGCGGCTTATGTCGGCGTATCGCGCTCATCGCTGGAATCGCACTTTCGCAAAGTGCGCGGCTGTAGCGTCCACGATGAAATCCTGCGTTTCAAACTGGCGGCGGCAGCCAAGGGGTTGAAGAACACGGATTCAACGATTGCAGACACGGCCCGAAATTGCGGATTCAAGTCTGCGCAGTATTTGCATACGGTGTTCAAGCGAGAGTTTGGGTGTACGCCGCGCGAGTATCAGTTGGATAGGGCCGTGTAG